Part of the Gadus macrocephalus chromosome 22, ASM3116895v1 genome, CAATTAGGAATCAAATTAACTAGCTACTTATTGAAATACATTCCTGAGATAATCTACAAGGAACAGATGAACATGATAATTACTAATTCAGTTGAAATGCATTGTCTATAGCTTCCATATAAGGAAAAACCTCATATAAGAAAACAAATATTATTGATGGATAGGCCTATAAGCTATCGCCAACTCTCGAACATTTCAAAACCTGAAACAGtgaacaacaaaataaaaaagggtgCCACTTACCTGCAGTGCAAGGAGAATTGGACCTGATGGTACTTTCCTTGTCAAATCCCCTGCTTCTTATAGCGGAGACCGCTCTACACAATCTGCCCAATGCTCCGCTCCTATTGGATGAGACGGCCCTGGTGACGCCCTCTCATAGGTTGATAGTGTTGGCTGAGGTGACATAGCTTTTCTGACCCTTGTTTTCACTACGCCAACAGGCTAATCTTAATCAAAGTCCAATAGTCCCTGGCCTGCGTAAGAACGCTGACTTCTCCAACTTCGTGGGTGTTTTATCATCCGAATATTGGTTAAATAATGGCCCTTAACACCCATTTCATGTGGACTACACTGGTTAAAATGGAAAATTTTCTCCCTGATACATGAGTTGGATGACAGAATGTATTAAGTGCCGGGCCGAGGCCAACAAGATAAGGAAAGATACAGAATTTACATAGATGCACACTTCTGCGAACAAACGGAATCCGTCAGATCTTAGGAATGtgcttttctgtttttcttggcGTTTGTTTTGGGAAGATTGCCGGCGATGTGAACAAAGTGTCCCTATAATCTGAACAGTGTCTACTGTTACTTGAGTACAAATGAtagtatagacacacacaaacgcacacacccacacacacactcacgccaacccaaacacacacacacacacacatcgacccaaaccacacacacacacacacacacgcacacacccacacacacacacacacacacacccacacacgcgcacacacacgcacacacacacacacacacacacacacacactccccccccccccccccacacacacacacacacacacacacatacacacacacagacacagactagCACACATACATGCGTTTCTATATCTCAAGGCCTATATACTTGTTTGAGTTATAATGCTGTGTGCATGTTAATGTAGTATAATTACAAGATATCCTATAGGTTCGATAAGTTGCATTTAATCTGTGATACATAACATGTTATTAATAACACTCATataacacagagggaaaacagtttatttgatttgattccatAACATTTTGGTGATTAATAGAGTTCAACCTCCCTAATGAATGGTCGTAAATTCATGTAAGAGCACGGGTAAAAGGTAAAGACACTGGTACATGAGACACGTGTCAAGAGAGATAAGGACTTCAGTTGGTTGCTAAACCAATGCTTGGGGATTTTATTTTGACGACTCTTGGAATTCACTAAATCCCATTTGGATCAAGCAACGGAGGGGTTTGGATCCGTTGAGGGGAAATTATTAAACAAGCTAAGCAGTCACAGGCtggaaaaacagaaaacatgcAGTTGTGTTTGTATAGCCCAAGTGTTTGTCCAGTCAGTGTTTGCCAAGACAAAAACAGTCATTAATAAAATGCCCCTTTACTAACTTTTGGTTTCAGGACATTAGTTCGATTTTCAGTTAAacttgactgtattatttagaCTTTCTGACTGAATATCGTTTCCTGTTAAAACATGAGAGTGCATCTCATATTTGAGTTGTTTTTGAGGATACAATCTATAGAATCCAACAAGTGAATAATCAAGTGATCAATGTTCAGCTGATCGCTGGACACACActtccacccccccaccccacccacacacaagcaggcatgaacgcagcccccccccccccccccccccacacacacacacacacatgcacaagcaggCTTGaacgcacccacccacacagacacccacccacagacgcacgcacgcacgcacgcacgcacgcacacacacacacacacacacacacacacacacacacacacacacacacacacacacacacacacacacacacacacacacacacacacacacacacacatcaagactGTCAAGAAAGAATGCATCTCGAAATACAGGCCCACTTGTAAAGCATAGCCAATGAGAACGACTTCAACAGAAAAATAATAAGCAGACAGTTGTAGTACATTTGCGCCCTCTAGGTTCGAGCCGCGGAGGAGGCACAGTAAAAGGTTCGTATTTCTGTGACCGCTATTTCTCCGCCTATCGATGACTGACAATCCAGCAGCCTAATCCTAGAGGTGGATTCGCATGGGCATCGTGTCTGCTGCTCCATCAATATCCTGTCGTGTCAAACGACAAGCCTGCTTTTGCTGGTCAAACATCCCGAAAccttgtggttgttgttttaatagaTTGATTTTCAGTATAGATCTTGATATCGCAGACGTTGCGTCGGGACAATGGACTCTTTCTCGGACAGTATCCGCCCTCAGAGACTCCAACCGGGGATCGGATTTGGTACATTTGGATCCACGGGAACTCTGCGCTCGTCCCTCCGTCCAGGGGTGACGGTTCCCATCGCCCCGCTGCTACCTCCTCCCGCGTCCCTACTATGTGTGTCCTCGTCGGGGCCAcctcccccaccgccgccgctcCAGTTCCACAGCCTGTACGGTACCATGGGAGGCATGGGGCTCGGAACAGCCGCCTCTGGACCCGGCAACAACCCGGGGAACCCGGCCGTCCTGAAGGAAGCGGTCGAGGCTGTGGTTCGAAGCTttgctaaacacacacagggctatgGCAGAGGTAGTGGCAGTAACTAAGatatggtttaaaaaaaaaacataccgtTGAAGTTATGTTATGCTGTATTCATATTTGTCAAGGATTTTTTTGTAGAAGGGGGTGGGTACTTTTACCCTTCGCCATTTCTGACTGGAGTCCCGTTACAGACACTCGGGTTATGGGCTACAGTTAAACAATACGTATGATTTTCCTATTATTGTTATGCGAACCACGGCCAACAGGCCTACACGTAAAGTGGATTAATAGTCCTAAAAGAATGATCGTGGTATAATAAACTATAATAATATTGACCAAATAAACTGGCCATGTTTTCATCAGTCCTATTTATAATTGAGCAAGCTTTGATATGTTTTCCAAACTCCCTCCAACTTTGTAAATGTTTGGCCTATGTTTTGTTTACATCCACTTGGTAATATGAGCTGTCATTTAGTTGATCTCGTTTTAACCCCTTCGAAGGACTGGGTGAAAATATGCAGCAAACGGTCTTTTTTACGATTAAATTGTTCAAATATTATTAGGTGGAATAACACAAGCCCCTTAAGTAATTAAGGAAGTAATTCGTTTAGAGTAAAGGAGTATTAACAAGAGTATTAACAAGAGCAGGCGTAGGCTATTAACAAGGGTATTAGGCTACAACAAAGATAAGGCTGACTTTTCAGACGTTTCAGACCCAATACATTAGctttatgtattttgtttttaattggtagAGCTTTGGCATATTGACCTATATTTAGCTGAAAGACAATACAAGCATTGCTTaatctgtaggcctacagtagatTTCATTTCACTCATAATTGAAAGCAGTTTTCGACAATGTCATCCAAAAGGTTAATACTTGTTATCAACATCGAGACGGTGAACAATTGGTTCCTGCTTCTGCCTCTTCTGTCTCAATTAAATCAAGGTCTAGGAGATACGGAGCTGACATCTCTCTCTTGATATCAATCTCGATGCTTTCGTTGAGGTCATCAAAAATATGACCAGCTGGAATCAACACTGATATGAAGTCATTAACAAATTGTTTGCATTGCTGTTTTTCTGCTGTCTCCGTTTTAATCAATGTCTGTGGGAGATACAGGTCTGACATCTTACTCTTGATGTCAATGAAAAAGCTAAAGTTGAGGTCATCCAAAAGATAGGATCAGCCTTGATGCGACGCAATGAACACATTGTTTGTATTGCTGTCCACTTTTATTCAATGTCTTTGTGAGACATAGTACCACTAGAGTGGTTCTATGGATTTAAACCTGAACGCTGCAGTCGTCGAGGTTTATACAAAACGATGTTACGTGCTTCTGTACCCCCTTAGTCACCATGGTGGAGGTTCATACATAACTACGTGACATGCAACTGTCCTTTCTCACCTTGGTGAAGGTTGATACAAATCTATGTTACGTGCTCCTGTCCTCTCCTAGTCAACGTGGTGGAGGTTTATACATAACTATGTAACTTGGtagaggactggtggactgGTGGAGGTTGATACATAACTATGTAACATGCTACTGTTAATGTGGTGGAGGTTGATACATAACTATGTAACTTGGTGGAGGTTGATTCATAACTATGTAACATGCTACTGTCAACGTGGTGGAGGTTGATTCATAACTATGTAACATGCTACTCTAAACGTGGTGGAGGTTGATACCTATGTAAACGTAACTATGTAACGTGTTCCCGTTCCCTCTTAGTGAACGTGGTCGAGGCGTTGCAGGAGTTCTGGCAGATGAAGCTGACCCGCGGCGCGGATCTCCGTAACGGCGCCCTGGTGGTCTACGAGATGGTCCCGTCCGGCAGCCCGCCCTACGTCTGCTACGTCAGCCTGCCCGGAGGCAGCTGCTTCGGCAGTTTCCAGGTGCGTGATTCGTCTTTGGGGTCCGTTGGGTCCGATCTAGTCAGACAGGGTTTTGATTGGGGTGTGGGggtaaggggtgtgtgtgtgtgtgtgtgtgtgtgtgtgtgtgtgtgtgtgtttgtgtgtgcgtgtgtgcatgtgtgtgtgtgtgtgtgtgtgtgtgtgtgtgtgtgtgtgcatgtgtgtgtggtcgggggggggggggggggggtacaggatAATCCTCTCTGTTCAATGGATTTACGATCAATCACAGAGACTGTGGATTTAAGGTCccaatgtgtgtctgtctgtgtacaaGAGTGTCTGTGAGTTAGCTGTAAGGCTTATTTGCTAAAACTGTAAGGCTTATTTGCAGACATTTAAACTGAGGATTTAGTTGGATTGGACTGATTGATGTAATTCTAGTAAGCCCCTAGCTACAAGAACTTCTTTGTTCTTGTAGCTCTATTCTACCATTGTAACATGTATAGTGTATGATATACAATGAACATAATCAAAGTATTTATTGTGACAATTCCAGCATATGATTTTCCTGAAccttattaattaataataagtaGTATCCTATAATAGCAATGCTCATTCAGACAATACTCCAAAATACATACTTACTATCACATGAAGTGGACCATTTCCATCATCTCCCTTTATAAAATCCAGCCCAAAAAGCAGAGGTTACCCTAAAGTCTAACGGAGGAACTCTTCACCTTGACAGTTCTGCCCCACCAAGGCCGAGGCCAGGCGCAGTGCGGCTAAGATCGCTCTGATGAACTCGGTGTTTAATGAACATCCGTCCCGCCGCATCACAGACGACTTCATcgagaagagtgtgtgtgaagCCCTGGCCTCCTTCAACGTAGGTTCTGCTTCAGGTTTACATTTTGTGGGGGTTATAGCTAATATGATAATCCTCAGAAATTACATTACTTTTACGTGGTCACAGGCTTGGCTCCAAAGTGATTGACAAGTAAGATGGAGAAcatttaaagcatgctacacacACTAATCCATCACAAAAATTCTAGCTTCCGCATGACCGAGTTTTGAAAGAAACGACTATAAAGAGTGCAGTTGTTTATTACAAGGCAGCAGTTGTGCTAGTCTCTACACAAGTCTGTTTACAATGTTTCCTCGaagatatgttttttttttaaagttagcGAGGTCGTTCTGCCGAATGTTTGGAGACATGTAGCTCTTTCCACCAGAAAGGCACCAACACATACCAACTTCCATTTGTAAAATACAACCGCAAACTCCACAGCATCGTGAACCCATGCCGTCACACTCATGATTCACGTGTGGTTGTCCTTCACaggggaacagagaggaggcggATAACCCCAGCACAGGAATAGGGGCGTTCCGCTTCATGCTCGAGTCCAATAAAGGCAAATCCATGCTGGAGTTTCAGGTGCATATAATACACTTTTGTTATTCTGTATTTCAGTCTGGGTTGGCAATATACAAGGCACAGGAGGTACAGGTTGGCTGTGAACCCTGGGTATCAATCCCAGTGCCTATCGACTTATCCTTCCATTTACAGGTTATCGTTTATAAATGATGATGTTTGCCGTGTTCGTAAAAAACTTTTATACTAATAAAAGAGCACGAGAGCCTGGTTGCAAATGTAGCTTTGCAACAAGGCATCGAATTTCAGTTGGTAGCGACATAATGGTTTCATAATGGTTCACAGATGTGTTTCGTGACCCACAAGCTgttttgtgtttcaggagctGATGACAGTGTTTCAACTGCTGCATTGGAACGGGAGCCTGAAGGCCATGAGGGAAAGGCAATGCTCCAGACAGGTAATCGCTGCGACCATAGGCGTCATGTGACCACACGCGTCATCGGAAGACGGGCGTCACATGTGGTCACATGATGTTTACAGATTGTTAGATGCTTCCAACAGAGAACCCAGTCATGTGTGAATCAATCCATGGTCAACGGTCACACGACCagtaaaggcttagttatggt contains:
- the lix1l gene encoding LIX1-like protein, with translation MDSFSDSIRPQRLQPGIGFGTFGSTGTLRSSLRPGVTVPIAPLLPPPASLLCVSSSGPPPPPPPLQFHSLYGTMGGMGLGTAASGPGNNPGNPAVLKEAVEAVVRSFAKHTQGYGRVNVVEALQEFWQMKLTRGADLRNGALVVYEMVPSGSPPYVCYVSLPGGSCFGSFQFCPTKAEARRSAAKIALMNSVFNEHPSRRITDDFIEKSVCEALASFNGNREEADNPSTGIGAFRFMLESNKGKSMLEFQELMTVFQLLHWNGSLKAMRERQCSRQEVLAHYSNRALDDDMRTQMAADWVNREQGVAGAIGRELASTERELEEARLAGRELRFHKEKKDILMLAVGQLNAANAATLPSH